The Ascochyta rabiei chromosome 10, complete sequence genome has a window encoding:
- a CDS encoding pre-rRNA processing protein → MAGVSANQEEDEDSGRPWLQRPTVRYRLGNFALCAIIFARCLRCSIARLSTTAAFTMSLEERLTKIRTSPKLQSVQQSQVVLSAIEDTLRQQTADFTATAYFAALLSLLGRQITDQGLTNKDTATAVVYLLDLVTPHVSAPLLRSKFTEIITSLAPALTHPDADAPFLRSSIGCLESLLVVQDAHAWELPQTQISPRRAVAGLLQISVDPRPKVRKRAQEALAKVLASPPPTPSLDHPAADMCAETALKVLNDIAVLAAKAKKSKGGKNAENKDPDLIHALQLIKTIATASGGWPSRKMDVLCELLLNISRSTNEFLTMAAFEIFEVIFAGMASDEVASAKLPRLLEVISELQPSKNDSQLLPPWIAVISRGYEVAAHIEPEDTFAKLPELFIMVSEFLVSSSHNIRVSASECLISFLVNIIPDTVILEPSIYDEKTLEKIAKTAQNLLSVKFQAAWMEVFSMLSAMFETLRWRSDPILRPVLRVVGDLRSNESFSGKKEADAVISRAIAAMGPDAVLDVLPLNLPRPPPGQTGRVWMLPLLRDAVHNTKLAHFRAVMVPLSEQLFQRVIDHGQREKTMEIKVFETVVQQIWSILPGYCDLPLDLDEAFDQSFCEMLANLLYSQAELRTDVCKAILNLVDSNKAIVELEGAEDLVKQLRVSKGDAQKNLDHLASFASNMLAVLFNVYSQTLPQYRGTILRSINAFLSIIPEKELIETFERVASNLEQAIPEAGPQTQADKQKQGKGSNKMPPMSHTLMDLIITIALYLPRDSYGSLFRMAEIMINKDDDPQLQKKAYKLIPRLSESETGKAALQARNGELQQLLLQSADKVTGPARRDRLLATSQVIEFLPQSDLHFIPSVLSEVVISAKETNEKAREAAYNLLVAMGEKMAEGGQVVQTKVPNMPADAPTVEASLEEYFTMVSAGLAASTPHMISASITAVTRILYQFHGRISNETITNLLELMDIFLQNPNREIVQSVLGFVKVEVITLPESLVRPRLNNLLKNLMVWSHEHKAHFKAKVKHIVERLVRKFGAEDIERACPPEDRKLIVNIRKTREQRKKKKQQAEEDGGAPAEKPKGKFESEYDQAVYGSDSEESEGGDSEDEFIKKQSKQRAGKTKTGQTYIVEDEDEPLDLLSKKALGNISSTKPLRQRQQPQKRTAARTNEDGKLVLGDSDDEGGIKFRKTGKNNDDVDMDLDLDEDNTTLEAGINAYVDAIRGRDAAQRGQRNKIKFSNKRTKDDHDMDMEDDGADAQEARRAKSGSGMGRGGMKTQRKGLGAEKQRVSSGGRVEKGRSARGRGGFGRGGRGGGRR, encoded by the exons ATGGCTGGCGTCTCAGCCAAtcaggaggaggacgaggacaGCGGGCGGCCCTGGCTGCAGCGACCCACCGTTCGTTATCGATTGGGAAATTTCGCTCTCTGCGCCATTATTTTTGCTCGGTGCTTGCGGTGCAGCATCGCACGCCTCTCGACAACGGCAGCCTTCACCATGTCGCTTGAGGAGAGACTGACCAAAATCCGGACAAGTCCGAAGCTGCAGAGCGTGCAGCAG TCCCAGGTGGTGCTTTCGGCCATTGAAGACACGCTCCGCCAGCAAACGGCAGATTTCACCGCGACCGCATACTTTGCCGCCCTGTTGTCGCTGCTCGGCCGCCAGATCACCGACCAGGGCCTCACCAACAAGGACACGGCGACCGCCGTAGTGTACCTGCTCGATCTTGTCACCCCCCATGTCTCCGCCCCGCTGCTGCGCTCCAAGTTCACCGAGATCATCACGAGCCTCGCGCCCGCTCTCACGCACCCGGACGCCGACGCGCCGTTTCTGCGATCGTCGATAGGATGCCTAGAGTCGCTGCTCGTCGTGCAGGATGCGCACGCCTGGGAGCTGCCGCAGACGCAAATCAGCCCGCGTAGGGCCGTCGCTGGCCTGCTGCAGATTTCCGTCGACCCCCGGCCAAAGGTCAGGAAGCGAGCGCAGGAGGCTCTTGCAAAGGTGCTCGCCAGCCCGCCACCCACTCCCTCGCTGGATCACCCAGCGGCCGATATGTGCGCTGAGACAGCGCTGAAGGTGCTCAACGACATTGCTGTGCTGGCAGCAAAGGCAAAGAAATCAAAGGGCGGCAAGAACGCCGAGAACAAGGACCCAGACCTCATTCACGCACTGCAGCTCATCAAGACCATTGCCACGGCGTCTGGCGGTTGGCCCAGCCGCAAGATGGACGTGCTTTGCGAGCTGCTGCTCAACATCTCTAGATCGACTAACGAGTTCTTGACCATGGCCGCTTTTGAGATTTTTGAAGTCATCTTTGCCGGTATGGCCTCAGACGAGGTTGCGTCTGCAAAGCTGCCTCGCCTGTTGGAAGTCATCTCCGAGCTCCAACCCTCGAAGAATGACTCGCAACTGCTGCCACCCTGGATCGCTGTCATTTCGCGAGGATACGAAGTCGCTGCACACATCGAACCCGAGGACACATTTGCGAAGCTGCCAGAGCTCTTCATAATGGTTTCCGAGTTCCTGGTCTCGTCCTCGCACAACATTCGTGTTTCTGCTTCCGAATGTCTGATCTCGTTCTTAGTCAACATCATCCCCGACACTGTCATCCTGGAACCATCGATATACGACGAGAAGACTCTAGAGAAGATTGCCAAAACTGCTCAGAATCTGCTAAGTGTCAAGTTCCAGGCTGCGTGGATGGAGGTGTTCAGCATGTTATCAGCTATGTTCGAGACCTTGAGATGGCGTTCTGATCCTATCCTGAGGCCAGTCTTGAGGGTGGTTGGCGATTTAAGAAGCAACGAGAGTTTCTCTGGGAAGAAAGAGGCAGATGCGGTCATCTCGAGGGCCATAGCTGCTATGGGACCAGATGCCGTGCTCGATGTCCTTCCTTTGAACCTCCCGCGACCGCCGCCTGGGCAGACTGGCCGAGTCTGGATGCTGCCTCTTCTCCGCGATGCCGTCCATAACACCAAGCTTGCGCACTTCCGGGCTGTCATGGTACCCCTCAGCGAGCAACTCTTTCAGAGGGTCATCGATCATGGGCAGAGGGAAAAGACTATGGAGATCAAAGTTTTCGAGACAGTCGTTCAGCAGATTTGGTCCATTCTTCCTGGCTACTGCGACCTGCCTTTAGATCTGGATGAAGCGTTTGACCAATCCTTCTGCGAAATGCTGGCAAATCTCCTCTATAGCCAGGCTGAGCTACGGACCGATGTCTGCAAGGCGATCCTGAATCTAGTCGACAGCAACAAGGCAATCGTGGAATTGGAGGGCGCTGAAGATCTCGTCAAGCAGCTTCGAGTCTCCAAGGGTGACGCGCAGAAGAATCTTGACCACCTTGCAAGCTTTGCTAGCAACATGCTAGCAGTTCTGTTCAATGTGTACAGCCAGACGCTGCCACAATATCGTGGTACCATTCTTCGATCCATCAATGCTTTCCTCAGCATCATTCCTGAAAAGGAGCTTATCGAAACATTCGAGCGTGTAGCTTCAAACCTTGAGCAAGCTATTCCAGAGGCAGGCCCACAGACACAGGCCGACAAGCAGAAGCAGGGCAAGGGTTCGAATAAAATGCCGCCAATGAGCCACACACTCATGGACCTCATCATCACCATCGCGTTGTACCTCCCGCGGGACAGCTATGGCTCATTGTTCCGCATGGCAGAGATCATGATCAACAAGGACGACGACCCACAGCTGCAGAAAAAAGCCTACAAGCTGATTCCACGATTATCGGAGTCTGAGACTGGAAAGGCAGCGCTTCAAGCACGGAATGGAGAGTTGCAGCAGTTGCTGCTGCAGAGCGCAGACAAAGTAACAGGGCCTGCGCGCCGAGATCGACTGCTTGCTACTTCGCAAGTCATTGAGTTCTTGCCGCAAAGCGACCTCCACTTCATCCCTTCTGTTCTCTCTGAAGTTGTCATTTCTGCTAAGGAGACGAACGAGAAAGCGCGTGAGGCTGCGTACAATCTGCTCGTAGCTATGGGCGAGAAGATGGCTGAGGGCGGTCAGGTTGTACAGACCAAGGTGCCCAACATGCCTGCAGACGCTCCCACTGTCGAGGCGTCTTTGGAAGAGTATTTCACCATGGTTTCAGCCGGTCTGGCCGCTTCAACGCCTCACATGATATCTGCGTCCATTACAGCTGTAACCCGCATATTGTACCAGTTCCATGGTAGAATTTCGAACGAAACAATCACAAACCTGCTCGAGCTGATGGACATTTTCCTTCAAAATCCCAACAGGGAGATTGTTCAGAGTGTACTTGGCTTCGTCAAAGTCGAGGTCATCACACTACCCGAATCACTTGTTCGTCCACGTCTTAATAACCTACTGAAGAACCTCATGGTGTGGAGTCACGAGCACAAGGCCCACTTTAAGGCCAAAGTCAAGCACATTGTCGAACGTCTGGTCCGCAAGTTTGGTGCTGAAGACATCGAACGTGCTTGTCCCCCCGAGGATCGCAAGCTCATCGTCAACATCCGAAAAACACGCGAGCAGCGcaaaaagaagaagcagcagGCTGAAGAGGATGGTGGGGCCCCTGCGGAGAAGCCCAAGGGCAAGTTCGAAAGTGAATATGATCAAGCCGTCTACGGTAGTGATAGCGAAGAGAGCGAAGGGGGCGATTCAGAGGACGAATTTATCAAGAAGCAGAGCAAGCAGCGAGCTGGCAAGACAAAGACAGGACAAACCTACATCGTGGAAGATGAGGACGAGCCTCTCGATCTGTTGTCGAAGAAGGCTCTTGGAAATATCTCGTCGACAAAACCTCTTCGCCAACGCCAGCAACCACAGAAGAGAACCGCCGCTCGCACCAACGAAGACGGCAAACTCGTTCTCGGCGACTCTGATGACGAAGGTGGCATCAAGTTCAGGAAGACAGGCAAGAACAACGACGACGTTGATATGGACTTGGATCTGGACGAAGATAACACGACACTAGAAGCTGGCATCAACGCTTACGTTGACGCAATCCGCGGACGTGACGCCGCACAGCGTGGTCAACGCAACAAGATCAAGTTCAGTAACAAGAGGACTAAAGACGATCACGACATGGATATGGAGGACGATGGTGCCGACGCGCAAGAAGCCAGAAGGGCAAAATCTGGTTCGGGCATGGGCCGTGGAGGCATGAAGACTCAGCGCAAGGGGCTTGGTGCCGAGAAACAAAGGGTTTCGAGCGGCGGGAGGGTCGAGAAGGGGAGGAGTGCAAGAGGGAGAGGTGGATTTGGCAGAGGCGGTCGGGGAGGTGGCAGGAGGTAG
- a CDS encoding Deoxycytidine kinase 1, variant 2, which yields MPRWRPLPRIAFAVCTHPFQPSSPADLPLEIGDELYIIEQAGHDGAWLRGYLVAPPSLLAGLTSIKGQTLEARVFSGIFPRVCVDVREVLGEGTTASPTQDAQDAQDAHHTNRTYHSTNGALTPTESTRAPSGDVVAALSSSTARPLSLSRSRSRSSRKRAASHGSQWASHDDRLQQRTLPLSPVSPASDPYAPRPPAPVPMLKIGDETPTSSQEPLVDEIASCLREWHSTKVHELLLARRYTLLDDMSFLVNRLDTARRQLLHKVLTANELDRVREATVWDLVAGNKLLSGHVIVRSPSQRGRILTGDDSAIETTKLQSIMSLLESPPLSQPDEHNLHHLFVSLRRVAGDVVPSAAQVSMHLCLKTPGMAPQPLSEAFFFDLTARDGSSVSLEGDKLRSLIVGLGSTDIGEGAGSGSSIHLVFKLMTHEPVRNLITQDKFGAPKDAVSSNGAGVQSSQHGSIKGGRRSAMFGSRRKDSSTTTSRTTTAATTATSTMTSSAEGRHASPDLQRSQTSESRPASTATKNRTPSRDQKTLKRVVAVGVLRVNHIMQNASEVDQTVTLWSTAGASDEAPEENAGWDEILTELYPSASRKYSRNDPISSLTVHLKAFIYPDAEKLIEKTPTMLHNIKQTRKMGFSGAPTKPRSDIYVTLVEPFLPKNAFLAHPKTGTIPLVQSSPMGSLQLTIEVRKSSGERIDGCIYPSTNSAGHTAWRTTAVERGERWNATVRLAIDPQDVPGSHLVMSVADAPGFPFALCWMPLWSHDAFVRDGDHALSLYRYDEYTSGMIAGKGAYLGLPWSAKKKDEHVMGGPMAAVRVQTFLCSTKYSQDPTILGLIRWQEQPPGELVGLLRRFNFVPEIEIVKLLSEVFDALFAIQSHYAGSDEYEDLIFNAVVIVLGIVHDRRFNLEPLVDQYARTKAFHSLVTSCLTQSFGRLLAKPTESESSRRLRATFKVGNLVTKFLVNAREKQRVKEESIGIKDRTQFNKELKSLFASLEQLMKNPSPVLIGTKTLLVQNFHSWLPELEGCFSSLEIFKLADSFIEACVDVQGKLVLYKLVLIQHISGLQIFRTPDTRKILLKKTVAWLAPYWGQVGTVTDQWKDQVRLCCSVVASQVEELGQEACDYMPKLVHSYRAIQATPRPVKNSLSLLFPTTYPFHSRPTKTEATFDEALIEISAVLAAMSSLPTMMHLDWQKEETADFLFSVLQVYISILDCEAFPKSWLSVHIYHHKAAMRTLTKLSSVLTNSFLPLPDEADQFNTNLWRAFFDVLLKLVGSDALALETFPEQKRRAVWKIAGDVREHGAELLQRSWDAIGWESSVEDKNQYGLERMGGFQVQYVPGLVAPIVELCLSVHEGLRGVAIEVLQAMIVSEWTLSEDLSLIQAEMIDCLDHLFKAKHLTESVLQKHFIQKLVELFEPLSQDPEEPLLAALKGLIATIDDLLDLLVAVHGTEVTGEVFHIMDTLHLMEFLKDMQKEDMYIRYVHQLVDLQVEAHNLTEAGLALRLHAELYEWDPNVTVDPLTEPSMPSQSSFERKEQLYFQMIEYYETGQSWDSALSSYAELALQYEHNVFDFVKLARTQHAIAKIYESIAKGERFNPRYFRVVYKGLGFPVGLRDKQFIFEGSANDRLASFTDRMQQQHPSAHILNPGVEQDVEGQYLQIHPVSPQKDLTHPIYQRAKVSQSVRDHHLLSRPFRFSSASRRSASRATSQDNTVEKTVYTTAEAFPTILRRSEIVAVGTVALSSLQTAIERTWRKTVELAAIEKKVADGDDTAFNTLTQELMYAVDTSIDSCVANYHDLLPNPRRSMEEDAEDVFSRAEVNATNPLENALRVSLIDYVLVIRRCLAMYTRPAQLATKADLTQRFDALFHRELAILAPPNAPPQSHSPTGSWLAAATSRPQGISPTPDDQQANGIRVASPIPNDRAARQDKTRMSLAFLTKGVITGESHSDKEDRREDLTAPTHGSADDSESTTTSSHSRSRSKDTNRTRLSLSFLRPSSPLEALPDFASSENVGGMSRAASQKSRPETSKSEKSSDGTARKGSVKKRLSFMSISKKSSKSSVRARGRVDDVLVEE from the exons ATGCCGCGCTGGAGGCCGCTCCCGCGCATCGCGTTCGCCGTATGCACCCACCCGTTCCAGCCCTCGTCGCCCGCCGACCTGCCGCTCGAGATTGGCGACGAGCTGTACATCATCGAGCAGGCCGGCCATGACGGCGCCTGGTTGCGCGGCTACCTCGTCGCTCCGCCCTCGCTGCTGGCCGGCCTGACAAGCATCAAGGGCCAGACGCTCGAGGCTCGCGTCTTCTCCGGCATCTTCCCCCGCGTTTGCGTCGATGTTCGCGAAGTCCTGGGCGAGGGCACCACCGCCTCGCCTACTCAAGACGCCCAAGACGCCCAAGACGCCCATCACACCAATCGCACCTACCACAGCACCAACGGCGCCCTCACCCCCACCGAGAGCACGCGCGCACCCTCGGGCGACGTCGTTGCCGCCCTGTCCTCGTCCACGGCCCGTCCACTCTCGCTCTCGCGCTCACGCTCACGCTCCAGCAGAAAACGCGCAGCCAGCCATGGCTCACAGTGGGCCTCTCACGACGACCGTCTCCAGCAACGCACCCTGCCGCTCTCCCCAGTCTCGCCAGCCTCAGACCCTTATGCTCCACGCCCGCCTGCGCCCGTCCCCATGCTGAAGATTGGCGACGAGACGCCGACCTCCTCTCAAGAGCCTCTCGTCGACGAGATAGCATCGTGCCTGCGCGAGTGGCACTCGACAAAGGTCCACGAGCTTCTGCTTGCCCGCAGGTACACACTGCTCGACGACATGTCTTTCTTGGTCAACCGCCTCGATACGGCGCGCCGCCAGCTGCTGCACAAGGTCTTGACCGCGAACGAGTTGGACAGAGTGCGCGAAGCCACCGTCTGGGATCTCGTCGCAGGCAACAAACTGCTTTCTGGACATGTTATCGTGCGCAGCCCCTCGCAGCGTGGTCGCATTCTGACCGGAGACGATTCAGCCATCGAGACTACCAAGCTGCAGTCCATCATGAGCTTGCTTGAGAGTCCGCCTTTGTCGCAGCCTGATGAACACAACTTGCATCACCTATTCGTGAGCCTGCGCCGTGTCGCGGGCGATGTTGTCCCTAGCGCGGCTCAAGTCAGCATGCACCTCTGCTTGAAGACACCGGGCATGGCACCTCAGCCCCTCTCAGAAGCGTTTTTCTTCGATCTGACTGCACGAGACGGTTCTTCAGTCTCACTAGAGGGTGACAAGCTGCGCTCACTGATCGTAGGCCTCGGATCTACTGATATTGGAGAAGGGGCAGGCTCGGGATCAAGCATACATCTTGTTTTTAAATTGATGACCCACGAACCGGTTCGCAATCTAATAACCCAGGACAAATTCGGCGCTCCAAAAGACGCTGTTTCCAGCAACGGAGCAGGAGTACAATCTTCACAGCATGGCAGTATCAAAGGGGGAAGACGAAGTGCCATGTTCGGCTCCAGAAGGAAAGACTCGTCCACTACGACATCTCGAACCACTACTGCCGCCACCACCGCTACGTCGACGATGACCAGCTCCGCTGAGGGGCGACACGCTAGTCCTGATCTGCAGAGATCACAAACGTCCGAGAGTCGACCTGCCTCAACGGCCACCAAGAACAGAACGCCTTCGAGAGACCAGAAGACTCTAAAGAGAGTTGTCGCAGTCGGCGTTTTGCGAGTAAATCATATCATGCAGAATGCGTCAGAGGTGGATCAGACGGTCACTTTGTGGTCTACTGCTGGCGCATCTGACGAAGCACCAGAAGAGAACGCTGGTTGGGACGAGATTTTGACTGAACTCTACCCAAGCGCAAGCCGAAAATACAGCCGCAACGATCCCATAAGCAGCCTCACCGTCCACCTCAAGGCTTTCATCTACCCAGATGCCGAAAAACTAATCGAGAAGACACCTACAATGCTCCATAACATCAAGCAGACCCGGAAGATGGGTTTTTCGGGCGCTCCAACGAAACCGCGTAGTGACATCTATGTGACGCTTGTGGAACCGTTTCTGCCTAAGAACGCCTTTCTCGCTCACCCCAAGACAGGCACAATACCCCTTGTGCAATCCTCTCCGATGGGCAGCTTGCAGCTGACCATTGAAGTTCGCAAAAGCTCTGGAGAAAGAATTGACGGCTGCATCTATCCTTCCACTAACAGTGCAGGGCATACCGCATGGCGCACGACAGCAGTAGAAAGAGGTGAAAGATGGAACGCCACAGTTCGCCTCGCTATCGACCCGCAGGATGTACCTGGATCTCACCTAGTCATGAGCGTGGCAGACGCGCCTGGATTTCCCTTCGCATTATGCTGGATGCCACTTTGGAGCCATGATGCTTTTGTTCGAGACGGAGACCACGCTTTGTCTCTCTATCGTTACGACGAATACACTTCGGGCATGATTGCTGGTAAGGGAGCCTATTTGGGACTGCCCTGGAGCGCGAAAAAGAAGGATGAGCACGTCATGGGAGGACCTATGGCGGCCGTACGCGTTCAAACTTTCCTTTGCAGTACAAAATATTCCCAGGATCCCACAATTCTTGGTCTGATTAGATGGCAGGAGCAGCCACCGGGCGAGCTTGTTGGTCTACTTCGACGTTTCAACTTTGTCCCAGAGATCGAGATCGTTAAATTGCTCAGCGAGGTGTTCGATGCGCTATTCGCCATCCAGAGCCACTATGCTGGAAGTGATGAGTACGAAGACTTGATTTTCAATGCTGTTGTGATTGTCTTAGGTATCGTCCATGACCGTCGCTTCAATCTGGAGCCACTGGTGGATCAGTATGCAAGGACGAAGGCGTTCCATTCACTAGTCACATCATGTCTGACGCAGAGCTTTGGAAGACTTCTGGCTAAGCCTACCGAGTCTGAAAGCTCGCGCCGCTTACGCGCAACCTTTAAGGTCGGCAATCTTGTCACCAAGTTCCTCGTCAATGCAAGGGAGAAACAGCGAGTCAAGGAAGAAAGCATTGGCATCAAGGATCGTACCCAGTTCAATAAGGAACTCAAGAGTCTTTTTGCTTCTCTTGAACAGTTGATGAAGAACCCTTCTCCAGTACTTATTGGGACCAAAACGCTACTGGTACAAAATTTTCACTCCTGGTTACCGGAACTGGAGGGATGCTTCTCGTCTCTGGAAATCTTCAAGCTTGCGGACAGCTTCATTGAGGCTTGCGTCGATGTACAAGGCAAGCTCGTACTGTACAAACTGGTTTTGATCCAACATATCTCTGGCCTCCAGATCTTCCGCACCCCGGACACTCGCAAGATTCTCCTCAAGAAGACTGTCGCATGGCTTGCGCCGTACTGGGGCCAAGTAGGGACTGTCACAGATCAATGGAAAGATCAAGTGCGCCTTTGCTGCTCGGTCGTAGCGTCGCAAGTTGAGGAGTTGGGCCAGGAGGCATGTGATTACATGCCCAAGCTGGTGCACTCATACCGAGCGATACAGGCAACACCCCGCCCAGTCAAGAATAGCCTCTCGCTCTTGTTTCCAACCACCTATCCGTTCCACTCGCGACCCACGAAAACAGAGGCAACCTTCGATGAAGCACTGATTGAAATATCTGCTGTCCTCGCTGCCATGTCCAGTCTGCCGACAATGATGCACCTCGATTGGCAGAAAGAAGAGACCGCTGACTTCCTTTTCTCCGTACTTCAAGTTTACATCTCAATCCTTGACTGCGAAGCATTCCCTAAGTCTTGGTTAAGCGTGCACATTTATCATCACAAAGCCGCTATGCGCACTCTTACGAAGCTTTCCAGCGTCCTCACCAACTCGTTCCTTCCCTTGCCCGATGAGGCGGATCAATTCAATACAAACCTCTGGCGAGCCTTTTTTGATGTGCTTCTGAAACTTGTTGGCAGCGATGCTCTTGCTCTAGAGACCTTTCCAGAACAAAAGAGGAGAGCGGTGTGGAAGATTGCCGGAGATGTCCGCGAGCACGGCGCAGAGTTACTCCAACGTAGCTGGGATGCGATTGGATGGGAAAGCAGTGTGGAAGACAAGAACCAGTATGGCCTTGAGAGGATGGGAGGCTTCCAGGTGCAATATGTGCCTGGTCTTGTTGCGCCTATCGTGGAGCTGTGTCTCAGTGTTCACGAAGGCTTACGTGGTGTTGCGATTGAGGTCTTGCAGGCCATGATCGTAAGTGAGTGGACTCTGAGTGAAGACCTGTCACTCATCCAAGCGGAGATGATTGATTGTCTCGATCACTTGTTCAAAGCAAAACACCTTACAGAGTCAGTGCTACAAAAGCACTTTATCCAAAAACTCGTAGAACTGTTCGAGCCTCTGTCCCAAGACCCAGAGGAGCCCCTTCTTGCTGCGCTGAAGGGTCTCATCGCCACAATTGACGACTTGCTGGATCTTCTTGTCGCTGTACACGGTACCGAGGTAACCGGCGAGGTTTTCCACATCATGGACACACTGCATCTTATGGAATTCCTTAAGGATATGCAGAAGGAGGACATGTACATCCGTTACGTACACCAGCTGGTTGACCTGCAAGTGGAGGCGCACAACTTGACTGAAGCTGGCCTTGCTCTCCGCCTTCATGCCGAGCTTTATGAATGGGACCCTAATGTTACTGTGGACCCACTAACAGAGCCAAGCATGCCATCTCAATCCTCCTTCGAGCGAAAGGAACAGCTTTACTTCCAGATGATCGAATATTATGAAACTGGTCAATCGTGGGACAGCGCCCTTAGTTCATACGCAGAACTAGCCCTACAATATGAGCATAATGTCTTCGATTTCGTCAAGCTTGCCAGGACTCAACATGCTATTGCAAAGATATACGAAAGTATAGCAAAAGGCGAGCGCTTCAACCCGCGCTACTTCCGGGTCGTCTATAAAGGTCTTGGGTTTCCAGTAGGGCTACGCGACAAACAATTCATCTTCGAAGGCTCTGCAAATGATCGACTAGCCTCGTTCACTGATCGCATGCAGCAGCAACATCCCTCGGCACACATACTGAATCCGGGCGTTGAGCAAGACGTCGAGGGCCAGTACTTGCAAATCCACCCTGTCAGTCCGCAGAAGGATCTCACTCATCCCATTTATCAGCGAGCCAAGGTATCGCAGTCTGTGCGAGACCATCACCTTCTTTCACGACCATTCCGTTTTTCATCAGCATCCCGACGATCGGCATCTCGCGCTACATCTCAAGACAACACTGTTGAAAAGACGGTCTACACCACCGCAGAAGCGTTTCCTACAATCTTGCGACGCAGTGAGATCGTCGCAGTCGGCACCGTAGCTCTCAGCTCTTTGCAGACAGCCATTGAACGGACATGGCGTAAAACTGTTGAGCTTGCTGCTATCGAGAAAAAGGTTGCAGATGGCGATGACACCGCATTCAACACACTGACTCAAGAGCTCATGTATGCTGTTGATACAAGTATCGACAGTTGTGTTGCGAATTATCATGACCTGCTACCAAATCCACGGCGCTCGATGGAAGAAGACGCCGAGGATGTCTTCTCTCGTGCTGAAGTCAACGCAACAAATCCGTTAGAGAATGCGCTGAGGGTGAGCTTGATCGACTATGTTCTGGTGATACGACGATGCTTGGCAATGTACACAAGGCCTGCGCAGCTAGCCACCAAGGCAGATCTTACGCAGC GCTTCGATGCGTTGTTCCACCGAGAACTAGCGATCCTGGCACCGCCTAACGCTCCACCCCAAAGCCACTCACCAACAGGCTCATGGCTTGCAGCCGCCACCTCGCGACCCCAAGGAATAAGCCCGACGCCAGACGACCAGCAAGCCAATGGCATACGAGTTGCATCGCCCATTCCCAACGACCGGGCCGCTCGCCAAGACAAAACGCGAATGAGTCTTGCTTTCCTAACGAAGGGCGTAATCACCGGGGAGTCGCACTCGGATAAGGAGGACAGAAGAGAAGATCTGACGGCACCGACCCATGGTTCAGCAGACGACTCCGAATCAACCACAACATCATCACATagccgcagccgcagcaAGGACACGAACCGGACAAGGCTGTCGTTAAGCTTCCTGCGTCCCTCGTCACCACTTGAAGCGCTACCCGATTTTGCCAGCAGCGAGAACGTTGGCGGCATGAGCCGAGCAGCGAGTCAAAAATCGCGCCCAGAAACAAGCAAGAGCGAGAAAAGCAGTGATGGGACGGCAAGAAAGGGGAGTGTGAAGAAGAGACTGAGCTTCATGAGCATCAGTAAGAAAAGCAGCAAGAGTAGCGTCAGGGCGAGGGGGAGAGTTGACGATGTGCTTGTCGAGGAGTGA